The nucleotide sequence AGGCTCAGGGAGTACAGCTGCTCCAACTGACCACACAAACGAAGAGGAAAAGGGCTCAGAAGTATTAAAGGAACTGAAAAGCATAACTGGATAAACCTGCTAATGCTCAGGTTTACGACCATCTACTGCCCTGTGGCCCCACGGACTCACTACGAATAAAACTTACGACACACTCACTGGTTTAGCCGAGgtagtttaaaaataaacacaatgaacccaaattataatattaaatGATAAAGGTCGTCAAGTTATATTCAGTGTAGGATCATTTAATGACGCGAGGCTGCCTTTGTGACACATTTGTGAGGTGACTGAATGGTGACATCTCCTTCACTCTGAACACCGACTAAAAGACTTGAACCTCCTCCTGGCGATGCGTTCAGGGTCTGACCTTCAGTTGTTGCTCAGCTCTCACCGGGTTCCAGTCGCAGCGCTGAAGAGCGACGTGAACCTCCTCGATCGTGGCTCCGTGCACCGCCTCCATCACCTGGGAGCAGACAGAGCCCAGCCTGTGTTTTCATCCTGTCAGGTGTTGGTGCCCCCCACCCAGACTCACCTGTGAGATGAGGCTGTCTCTGGTGTTCTGGACGTGAGGCGACTTCTCTCTGTCTCGGTTccgctccctctccctctctcgaTCTCTGCTGTCGGTGTCGTCCAGCTGGGGGGTGGAGCGCGCCATGTGGCTCATCTTAGCCAGGTTGGACCCCCCGTACACCGACTGAGGCTGATGCACCGGCTGAGGTGGGGGGTGAGGATAAGGCTGTATCTGCGCCAGCACGGTCGGGACCGCCTGGGGGGGCCAGGAGGTGCCGATTCCTGGGTGGACGATGGGCCTCCTCTGGGACTTTGCGTTCAGGCGCTTCaggttggggggcggggggcgcgGAGGCGGGACGATGCTGGCCTCACTGAAGCGGCGCTGGTCCTGCTGCATCACCACACTATGAGCTGCCATGACGGGGGTCATCAGTCGGCCATGCTGATCCACTCTGACCACGCCCACCGTCTGGGAGCGGGGCCGATGTCCACTCACGACCGACTCCAGGCTGCGGGACATACCTGAAGATACAGGAAGAGGCCTTTCTAATAGAAcgtgaataataataaaccttcagaaattaatgagaaaaacaaacgcACACGGAATAAAACATTAAAGGATCAACACAATCTGTATTATTTATTGGAGACCAGCTAGTAAGATGCAGTTCTTTTCTGTCAGCACTCTAACAATACCCCAAACAGCCACAGGAGGGCGAACCAGAGGACTGTCACTAAATGACAACTGAGCTGTaggatgacgtcacagaggaGGAACGAGAGGCTTAATgattaacacacaaaaaagaaaacggCCCTTAAATAGGGAGTGTGAGGAGTGTATATaaataagtttgtttttatgtgaaaaCCTTGTAAAGCATTAAGAATGGAAACGGCCCCCAGGGGCCACTGGATTTCTTAGTCGGTCTCATCCAAATGGAAAGAATCACTTATTTTCATAATTATTCCAATCATGTCTGAGGTACTGGCAGGACTCATTTGAAGTCTTGTTTTcaatttgaaagaaaatgagcttGAGAGTCTTTTATCAGCATCAGGACTGAGTTCTGATTCTGAGAagattcaaataaaacatgaggaTGACTAGTTTGGTGATGGGGTGTGAGGGCCGAGCAGATGTGTTCAGTTGTGTCCACAGATCTCACTCCGGATCAGACAAACGTGAATCCTCCCATCATACCTGCCATTTTGTTCAGGTTGGAGTCGTCTTTCTCCTTGGCGACGCTCGTCCTCCAGCCGCCGGCGCTGCAGGGGAGAGaagagcagccaatcagacgcaggAACGCACCCTGGGCCTCTGCTGATGTGGTTAACCTCACCTTTCCGGGCCCTCGGGCGTCCCCCAGCTCCGCTCAGCTCTGATGTCTCCGTGGCCCGTGTGCTGCAGGCTGCCCTTCATCGGGGGGGAGATGTAAGACGAGCTGGAAGCGGGGTGGGACCCGGACCCGGCAGGGGCGTCGCCAGGGAGCGACGGGACAATGAGGCCGGAAGGAAACCAGCCCACCGTCAGGGTCCGCTGGTTCTGACCTCTCCACTCAGTCACATCCACACTGAACACAGAGGAGAAGTTAGGGACCGTCTTCACCTCTTCACCCCACAGAAGCAGCAGTTAGCATCTAGCGCTACATCATTTGTCCTGTCCCTAGAGATCCAGAATCCTTCAGACAACGATGAGCTGACACCTGAGGATGTCTAGTGTTCAGGGACGCATTCAGTATTTAGTGATTTAAAGTTCAGATTCAGGTCAGTcgatttattttacatttttatttttattttattttagggaTCTATTTTATCAagatcttcatttatttatgtgtttttgtcacTTGATGCAACTCTTGTGTAAATTAGACCAGATTAGAAAAACGTGAGAAAAAGTTCCAGCAAACAGCGACgcaggaagaggaaagacagaAGCGTGAAGCAGAAACTGTGTTTAAGGACTCGAATCGATCAGGAATGATTAAACCAGGGTTTCCTGTGAgggacacaggtgtgtttgtctccacacacacctgtggtcGATGACGGTCACGAGGTCGCCGGCCGCGAGCGCCAGTTTCCTGGGTTCAGTGAAGTCTCTGGTGGCCTGGCCCTCCATCGGTTTGGCCTGCAGCGAGTCAAAGCAGCACGAACCGTCAGAGTCACGCAGCGGGTTGTTTGGTCACGCCTGTGGTCTGACTCACCTCCGTCACCATGGCGACCAGCTGAGCGAAGCTGGGTCTGTCGGCGGGGTTGCAGGCCCAGCACTTCCTCATGATGCCGTATAATTCCTGGGGACAATCCGGAGGTTTCTCCAGCCGCTCCCCTTCCCGCTCCACACGCCACAAGATCTGAAGAACCAAAGCGAATGTGGGCGTCGTTCAACCTGCGATCGCAGCTGAACGCCGAGGGCGGGGCCGCATTCCGGATGACGCACCTGTCTGCCCGACAGGCCGAACCAGGGCTCCTCGCAGTAGGTGAACATCTCCCACAGGGTGACCCCGAACATCCACACGTCCGACAGGTGGGAGAAGGAGCCCACGCGGAGGCTCTCGGGGGCACACCTGGGGGACACACACCTGGTTAGAGCTTTCCcctgtgaacctggattttcccttgacccccccccccaccatgcGAAGGGGATCCTCCTGTGGGCCGACATGACGTAGTGGTCCGCCTCCTGGCTCAGCCCCCTCATCAGACCGAAGTCGCCGATCTTCAGCGTCTCCCTGGACGCCAGCAGGACGTTCCTGGCGGCGAGGTCGCGGTGGATGAACCTCCTGGACTCCAGGTAGTCCATCCCCGACACCATCTGGCTGGAGAAGAGCCAGAGGCGCAGCAGGGGGTACTCGTACTGACGGGAGCGCAGCGTGTCGTAGAGCGAGCCCAGGGGGGCCAGTTCCGTTACCTAGGAAACGGTAGAGCAGCTCGCTGCGTGAGGCGGTCTGGACACGTGTCTCAGCTCAGGAGGGGGTCGGAGGAGACGCCTCACCATCTTCAGCGGGTGTGTGAGCACCACGCCGTACAGGCGGATGATGTGGGGGTGGTCCAGAGACTGCATGGTGGTCACTTCCTGGAGGAAGTCTGTCAGAGTGTCCGTCTGTCTGGAGACGCTGCTCCTCAGCGTCTTCACGGCGACGGGaagctgatggggggggggagagatgAGAAGTCTGGTGAACCCTGAGCGCCCTCTTCAAACCCGGACCGCCGCCCTGAACCGTTAGAACCAGTCTCACCAGTCTCCCAGAGGGCGTGTGCCACTCGCCCTTCCTCACCACCCCGAACGACCCGGACCCCAGCTTCTCCCCCAGGACCAGCTCGTTGTCCTGGATCAGACACGGGAGAGCCCGGACGCCGGTGTCCTGAGCCGGACCGGCGTTACCCACAATCCACTGCTCTCCTCCATCCAGGCTGCGGCCGCTCGGCGCCTGCGTTCACCAGTGAGACCATTAGAACGTCTGACGGTAGGACATCTACCCTCAAACCCAAACCCGTGGACGGGCGTCGGACCTTGGCCGCCCACAACCGGGATTTCGTCTTGGAGCGTCTCAGAGCATCCCATAATCTTCTTTGTGctggaaaatatttcaaaaaaatcaaattattgcACCGAGCTACACTTGGTTCCATCTGGCCCtgtgaggacagccgtgatgctgcaGGTGAGTTTGACCCCCGTCCTGACGGGTGGTGGGTGTCACCTGGTTTGCTGATCCCGATGTGCTCCAGGTCGGACTCCTTCACGTAGGAGAAGTGTTCGATGCGGGTGATGTTCAGCCCGTCTCTCACACGGAGGTAGAACTTCTCCAGCTGGACCTCGGCCAGGAGCTGGTACAACCAGGCAGTATCCGGGTCCATCAGCATGACCCGGACGCCCCGCCTGGGGGGAGGAGACAGAATGCACCGCGTCACCCCTCCAGCCTCCAGAGAACAGACCCCAGCACAGACTGGTCCTCCAGCGGGTTCTTCACCCTTTCTTCACGTACACGTCAGACTGAACTCCTTTCACAAATGTACCCTCAGCGCTGAGTCAAGAACACGTGACCTTTACCTCTGGGGACATCACCTGACCTGAAGGAGAAACACCTCCTCCTCCGGTGGGGGGGCTCCAGTCAAACGGGATTCTTTGCTCAGACAGATAGTAAACACACGTCAGCTGCATTTCCTGCACGGTTTTCACTACTTCATTACCCACTCCTGGTCGAAAAGGGTTTCCACGCGTGTCAGGGAACACGCCTGGACTTGTGTTCATTCACAGGGACaacacccagtgtgtgtgtgtgtgtgtgtgtgtgtgtgtgtgtgtgtgtgtgtgtgtgtgtgtgtgtgtagtctgaTCAATCTTTAACCCATCGACTCCTGACAACACCAGCATGGAACCAGTTCGCATGTGGCTGGGGGCCACTGGTTCACCTGGCCGGGCTCTATCCGCTACTGGCAAACCGAAGCCACGCCTCTTCCGGATCGATCAGCTGTCTCACGGCAGACGTCACCGATCGGAGGAAGGAGCAAACCGCCAGATGCTGTCAGGATATTTGGGCGCAAAAAgtatttttgattatttggtTCTGTTAAAAGTAGTCCTGATACAATTCAAAAACCCCTTATCAATTAAATGAACCAGCAGCCGGTTTGTTCTACAACTCCTTATCAATAATAAAACCCCTAATGAATAATCGTTTGCGTCACCGGTATGAAATCCACTTAATAAATAGTGATGTGTGCAGCGGGGACGTGATGGAGACTAGGACAGTAAATGTAGAAATAAAGGTAGAACTTTGAAGTAGAATAAAACAGTAGAACAAGGCACACCTGAATGAAGGACAAAAGGTTTCCTCTATTATTTACTCAGAGAATTCAGCTGAACTACTTCCTGGGTAACAATGGGTTAATCCCTCTGGGGGCGTATTGAGAGAGTGATTAGCTGCTTCTCTGATCAATAACTAAACCTGATTATTGATCAGAAGCTCCAGCAGCTCATCTGCTCTGAAACTCAC is from Antennarius striatus isolate MH-2024 chromosome 23, ASM4005453v1, whole genome shotgun sequence and encodes:
- the tnk1 gene encoding non-receptor tyrosine-protein kinase TNK1 isoform X1; protein product: MLMDPDTAWLYQLLAEVQLEKFYLRVRDGLNITRIEHFSYVKESDLEHIGISKPAQRRLWDALRRSKTKSRLWAAKAPSGRSLDGGEQWIVGNAGPAQDTGVRALPCLIQDNELVLGEKLGSGSFGVVRKGEWHTPSGRLLPVAVKTLRSSVSRQTDTLTDFLQEVTTMQSLDHPHIIRLYGVVLTHPLKMVTELAPLGSLYDTLRSRQYEYPLLRLWLFSSQMVSGMDYLESRRFIHRDLAARNVLLASRETLKIGDFGLMRGLSQEADHYVMSAHRRIPFAWCAPESLRVGSFSHLSDVWMFGVTLWEMFTYCEEPWFGLSGRQILWRVEREGERLEKPPDCPQELYGIMRKCWACNPADRPSFAQLVAMVTEAKPMEGQATRDFTEPRKLALAAGDLVTVIDHSVDVTEWRGQNQRTLTVGWFPSGLIVPSLPGDAPAGSGSHPASSSSYISPPMKGSLQHTGHGDIRAERSWGTPEGPESAGGWRTSVAKEKDDSNLNKMAERPLPVSSGMSRSLESVVSGHRPRSQTVGVVRVDQHGRLMTPVMAAHSVVMQQDQRRFSEASIVPPPRPPPPNLKRLNAKSQRRPIVHPGIGTSWPPQAVPTVLAQIQPYPHPPPQPVHQPQSVYGGSNLAKMSHMARSTPQLDDTDSRDRERERERNRDREKSPHVQNTRDSLISQVMEAVHGATIEEVHVALQRCDWNPVRAEQQLKLEQLYSLSLCSRDDCLKILARYQWNLQLASRYLIRWSREERLGPGERERPSGSAERRV
- the tnk1 gene encoding non-receptor tyrosine-protein kinase TNK1 isoform X2 translates to MLMDPDTAWLYQLLAEVQLEKFYLRVRDGLNITRIEHFSYVKESDLEHIGISKPAQRRLWDALRRSKTKSRLWAAKAPSGRSLDGGEQWIVGNAGPAQDTGVRALPCLIQDNELVLGEKLGSGSFGVVRKGEWHTPSGRLLPVAVKTLRSSVSRQTDTLTDFLQEVTTMQSLDHPHIIRLYGVVLTHPLKMVTELAPLGSLYDTLRSRQYEYPLLRLWLFSSQMVSGMDYLESRRFIHRDLAARNVLLASRETLKIGDFGLMRGLSQEADHYVMSAHRRIPFAWCAPESLRVGSFSHLSDVWMFGVTLWEMFTYCEEPWFGLSGRQILWRVEREGERLEKPPDCPQELYGIMRKCWACNPADRPSFAQLVAMVTEAKPMEGQATRDFTEPRKLALAAGDLVTVIDHSVDVTEWRGQNQRTLTVGWFPSGLIVPSLPGDAPAGSGSHPASSSSYISPPMKGSLQHTGHGDIRAERSWGTPEGPESAGGWRTSVAKEKDDSNLNKMAGMSRSLESVVSGHRPRSQTVGVVRVDQHGRLMTPVMAAHSVVMQQDQRRFSEASIVPPPRPPPPNLKRLNAKSQRRPIVHPGIGTSWPPQAVPTVLAQIQPYPHPPPQPVHQPQSVYGGSNLAKMSHMARSTPQLDDTDSRDRERERERNRDREKSPHVQNTRDSLISQVMEAVHGATIEEVHVALQRCDWNPVRAEQQLKLEQLYSLSLCSRDDCLKILARYQWNLQLASRYLIRWSREERLGPGERERPSGSAERRV